Within the Megalops cyprinoides isolate fMegCyp1 chromosome 10, fMegCyp1.pri, whole genome shotgun sequence genome, the region ACGCGTGAAGtaagaatgttcataacaatactgaaaaaaaactcaccAGATTATGGGATAGATCCAGcccatttttttcaatgtagaGAATGAATATCACAGCCAGTACAAGTACTATCACATATCCTGTGAATGACAAAGACAGTCAGACTCGAGTAAGGTTCTTGCTGTTTTGTGTAGCTTAGTGGTTTATTGGAGAACGATGGGGTAATGAAAAACAAGAGTCTAAAAGTCCcctcaaaaaaacacaaaactatttAGTTTGGCTGCTGGCTCTGGCAAAGCGCAGGGAGACAAGAGTGAGCAGGAGAATCCAAGCCAAAGGCAGGGGGAGGCGTTCAGACAGGCCTCTTCCCGTAAGAGGGATTAACCAATTTCTCTTGTTTATTCATACCGGGACAAACTccactttctttttctcttcgTGAGTGTGCATTCCTCTTCACTGATCTCCTTGTTTTTGcgaattttcagtttttttttttaccccactTTCTATTGGTCAAGGTATACTGTGTATCTCTTTGATGAATGCTCAATCAGACATTtctttacagaaaaaatataaaaacgGAAATGTTACCAACAATGTAACAATAGTTTCTCGTTAATTAGCAAGTTTTGTCTGATAGATGGAAATGTGGTTAACAGTGACTAATGTGGGTATCAGTCCATTATAAAgtggttgtttgttttataacGTGCCTTACAAAGTCTACACAATCTATTTACAatcccatttttttcctgtggttaTATACCGAAACTATCATGATGCATACATTTCATGTGCCGTTCATGTGAAATTCAATTATCAGTCAAACCCAGATGAAAACTATGATAAATTCATTCAATGATCCTCATCACCCGGGCTGTTCTGGTACTTGGGATGAATAAGGATCTTTTCAGAATTCGATACTACCAGGCCAGAATTATTCTTCTTTGTTGCTTACTCGACCCCCCAAACCCGTTGCTCAATGCTGTACACTCCACATTCTTGTACCAACCCCCCCATAAATTCACAAAGTACTTTCTTCATATCCATCCACCACAAGAGCAGCTGTGACAGCCCAGCGGTCATTGATCAGAGATGCTCCTCCTCTACATGAATAGATCCATGGCTGGtaagaaatggaaaaaccaCCATGCAGCCTGCAACATTAGCATATTCACATAAATGACTGTACTGGTGGACAACATTATTCCTGATAATGTAAAGGTTGCTAACAAATTCAAGCCAGTCATATTCTTATAATTCAAagatttgggaaaaaaatctatctgCAGAGGTATACTGTTGTGTTGACAAAAGCAAATGATGTAATTGTAGTTGGCAGTTGTATGGATGAGGTtgcatgaaaatgtcaaatttcatATGCTCATCCCATTAGAAAGTATGAGGCTTTTCAGACTTAATAGAAAGAACTAATATTATCCGATTCATCCATCTGCTGCTTACAGTAGTCAGCTGGTAACTTACAGATGCAAGAGACAACAAGTGTATGAAGAGATTTCAATTCCTCATTCCTACAAAATGGCTGCgatggccgagtggttaaggcgttGGACTCGAAATCCAATGGGGTTTCCCTGcgcaggttcaaatcctgctCGCAGCGAAGGTGAAATTATGCATGTGGGACATCTttatggggtggcagtgtagcatgggggttaaggagcatgacttgtaaccaaaaggttgctggctcaattccctacaggggcactgctgctgtacccttgggtaaggtacttaacccacaattgcctcaataaatatccagctgtataaatggataacattgtcaaAACCTGTCATTAATATAAGTCgttgtggataagagcatctgctaaatggcaataataatgTCATGTCAAAAATGGATAtctgacattaaaaatatatgtattacaCTAGTTATTGTAAAATGGTGTTTTGAAGGTTAAATTCTGTTCATACGCACAAATGCCATATAAATGATTGCCATCTTcccattaaaatataatacatacattttaatgcaatgtaatataatatagtatCAGAAAGCTGCAAGAGCAAAGACCATACTGTATACTGGCAAGAGCATAGTGTGTATATGACCCTACGTGATTCAGTTTTCCATGTTGTACTTTTTCCATGattgtatttccattttttcatgcttttgtcTTACTCAGTTCTGTCATAACAGCATATAGTTTGCAAACATTGTACCATAATTACTGCTCATTTCCACCACAAAATTTTGTATGCCATAATAATGAGATGTTTTCTCTAAGGACCTGGGAAGCAGGGCAAGTTAGCTCGTTAGCCAGCTGACATCTCTGATTGCCATTCTGAGAGCTATAATACTGTTCCTATACTGGAACAATTCTGCCTAtcaaaaattatacatttgactcACTGGAGAATGAAATCCATACACACCTCTTCATCACACAGCATTTGATCAGAGCGGTCTAAatcatttgatttaaaacatcTGAGCATTATACAACCAATTCACAAGTTTCAGAGGTATCAGGCAGAAATCAGCAGGAGTAACATTGTCTCTTCATACAGTATGCTGGGCCGCACCATCTTTCACTGTGACTCATGGCAGGCACTGGGGAAGAGGAATGTGCCACTGGCCATCACTCTGACACACGGAGAAATAGGCCCGGATTTCTTCACCACGCTGAGAAGAGCAGAGACAAAAAAGATGGCTTCAATCCGAGCACAGATGAAATTAATTGAGCCCTGATCTACCTCTTTGAATTACATGAAGTTTGCTTCTGCAATTGCAGAATGACAAAATTTTGGATGGACTGTCTTACCAACATCAGCTTGTAGCCAGGGTCACAGCGCACATGAATGTAGTCTCTGTACTGGTACTGAGGAAAGCTGGGGGTGACTTTTGCATGGGAGATACTACCTGGAGACTCACACTGCACCTCTGACAAAAGAGCAAAATCATTCCTTAATCACAACGGGTGAGGTCAATAAGGACAGCCAAGAACCTATTATTTtacttctgatttttttcccttatattacattacattaatgtcatttaggagacgttcttatccagagtgacttacacaggacaccatttttacattctatccatttatacagctggatatttactaagacgattctgggttaagtaccttgccgaagggtacagtagcagtgccccagcagggaatacagtcagcaacattttggttatcagctctgctccttaccaccatgctacactgcagcaTGACACAGCTGGCATCATGGTACACAGATgtgtgtaaaacacatttttattgtactgtGTAAAAGGCCACAACTAATATGGCCACCAGGAGGATTTCTCAATCATTCATGACTCCTCTTCTTTCTTGAACGTTGTCTTCTGATCAACTCTTGACCATGGCTCATAGTAACCATCCATCAACACGAGAGGCTCACAGTTCTGACCACTGGTGAGGTCATGATCACTTTACTTGGAATTATCGTGTGACCTTTCTACTCTCTACTTCACGGTTCCTCTTTGCTTCTcccccttcctttctccttccctctgttttgccttctttctttgtgtctttctcccctccctcccttgcaACCTCTTCCCCTGTCCCTTACTCTGTGTGGTATAATGCATTTTCCAGCCGTGGCTGAGCCCGGCAGAGTCAGTGTGGTACTCCAGCTGAACGGAGTTGGACTGGGTGGGAATCACTCCTGGACTCTTGTCCCCACATAGCTTCATGGGCTCTCTTTCTGGGATGGACACCTGTGGAGTGAGAGAATAACAGAACACGAGGAATAAAGCAGACTTGGCTCCTTTCTTAACATTCCTGGTTTGTCAGATATTGTCCTTATATGTAACTGTACACAGATAACAAGGGTgcatgtactcacacacacgaACATATAGTGCTGTGTAGCGCAGTACCTGGAGCCAGTGGTGGAGACAGTTTGAATCATCCTGTCCTGTGCTTACAATGTGAAAAGGTCCCGTAAAATTTAGAGTCACGGTGAATCCGGGATCCACTGAGATGTGGTACCGACAGGACAGGTcgagtggggaggggagggggtacAGTGGACTAGTCAGGATTCCCTCTTTCTCGGTAAAAACACCACCTCCACAATCCACTgagagagacaatgagagaATGGTGAAGTTTATTCATACTCGCTGTTTCAGCTCGACCATTGCAGatgcaacaaatgaaaataaagtgaatCACCGCATATCAAGACAGAGATGTGTTTCtttcatgtgtgaaatgtattctTTCACATATATGTGTTATGTACTATGTAATATGTTCTATTTTGTTTGAATAACTGCTTAAAGCATAAACCTTGATAAATGGAGCAGGTATGGTCTATGCAGGTGGTAGACAAACTAATGTAAACACTAAACAATACATgagtattattacattattaatattattatattattaaaacaacatacTTGAAAAGTTCTGCACGGAGGAAAAGTCAAAAATACCTCGGAATTGTGTTCTCTAACCTTATCAAAAATGATAGGAAAACACTCTTTGAACCAGAGGTGTCAATAATTCTGAAACCTGTTTTTTCAGGGGAAATAAatttgttatttgaaaaatCTAAGAGTTTGGCTGATTCCATTGAGTCATAGGGCACACCAGCTCAGCTGGCTGTAACTTTaccattcaaaataataatCGGACCCAGTGACTCCCACAAGATGGgtgcccataccataacagatccatCAACATGTTTAACAGTTGAGAGCAGGCAGTGTGGGTTGAAGGCTATCTTTGGATTTCTCCAGACATAAAGCAGTCcagatgtgatttattttgaatgctGGAAAGCATGGTAGGTTTATCTTGGGCCAGAAGTATCAAAATAATCCATTTGAGGTACGCAATCTGATCTTACATGTGTTGTCAAGAGCAATAACAAATAAGataaaatgaacagatgcaGTCATTTAGTTTGGGACAGTACTTACACATGCAGGTGCGCTGGTCGGGCCTGAGCTGGTATCCATGGCGACATGAGCACAGGTAGGACCCCAGGGTGTTGTGGCAAATCTGAGAGCACAGGGGTCCAGAGCCATCATCCGGAT harbors:
- the c1r gene encoding complement component 1, r subcomponent translates to MSWIYPIIWLLCVYDGWSLVVSRLSTPPSLHGELESPLYPRRYPGSLSEQWYLSVPVGYRLQLSFIHLDVEPSADCHHDSVTVMYEQKVLGKFCGQENSAEGRHPGRQPILSPGNHLRVIFQTDDSNAGPHQHIGFSAFYQAIDIDECSLPDPDDGSGPLCSQICHNTLGSYLCSCRHGYQLRPDQRTCMLDCGGGVFTEKEGILTSPLYPLPSPLDLSCRYHISVDPGFTVTLNFTGPFHIVSTGQDDSNCLHHWLQVSIPEREPMKLCGDKSPGVIPTQSNSVQLEYHTDSAGLSHGWKMHYTTQKVQCESPGSISHAKVTPSFPQYQYRDYIHVRCDPGYKLMLRGEEIRAYFSVCQSDGQWHIPLPQCLP